In the Ictalurus punctatus breed USDA103 chromosome 7, Coco_2.0, whole genome shotgun sequence genome, one interval contains:
- the LOC108268328 gene encoding tubulin alpha-1A chain isoform X2, translated as MPSDKTIGGGDDSFNTFFSETGAGKHVPRAVFVDLEPTVIDEVRTGTYRQLFHPEQLITGKEDAANNYARGHYTIGKEIIDLVLDRIRKLADQCTGLQGFLVFHSYGGGTGSGFTSLLMERLSLDYGKKSKLEFSIYPAPQVSTAVVEPYNSILTTHTTLEHSDCAFMVDNEAIYDICRRNLDIERPTYTNLNRLIGQIVSSITASLRFDGALNVDLTEFQTNLVPYPRIHFPLATYAPVISAEKAYHEQLSVAEITNACFEPANQMVKCDPRHGKYMACCLLYRGDVVPKDVNAAIATIKTKRTIQFVDWCPTGFKVGINYQPPTVVPGGDLAKVQRAVCMLSNTTAVAEAWARLDHKFDLMYAKRAFVHWYVGEGMEEGEFSEAREDMAALEKDYEEVGVDSIEGGGEEDGEEY; from the exons ATGCCCAGTGACAAGACCATAGGAGGTGGAGATGATTCCTTCAACACCTTCTTCAGTGAGACTGGGGCTGGAAAGCATGTCCCCAGGGCTGTTTTTGTGGATCTGGAGCCCACAGTCATAG ATGAGGTCCGCACTGGAACATACCGCCAGCTGTTCCACCCTGAGCAGCTCATCACAGGAAAAGAGGATGCTGCCAATAACTACGCTCGCGGTCACTACACCATCGGCAAGGAAATTATTGATCTGGTGTTGGACAGGATCCGCAAACTG GCTGACCAGTGCACAGGTCTCCAGGGTTTCCTGGTGTTCCACAGCTATGGTGGTGGAACCGGTTCTGGTTTCACCTCCCTGCTCATGGAACGCCTGTCTCTTGACTATGGTAAGAAGTCCAAGCTGGAGTTCTCCATCTATCCAGCTCCCCAGGTGTCTACTGCTGTGGTGGAGCCCTACAACTCCATCCTGACCACCCACACCACCCTAGAGCACTCAGACTGTGCTTTTATGGTGGACAACGAAGCCATCTATGACATTTGCCGTAGAAACCTCGATATTGAGCGCCCTACATACACTAACCTGAATAGGTTGATTGGTCAGATTGTGTCCTCCATCACGGCCTCTCTCCGTTTCGATGGCGCCCTCAATGTCGACCTTACTGAGTTCCAGACCAACTTGGTGCCCTACCCTCGTATTCATTTCCCACTGGCCACCTATGCTCCAGTGATCTCTGCAGAGAAAGCTTACCATGAGCAGCTCTCTGTAGCTGAAATCACAAATGCCTGCTTTGAGCCGGCCAATCAGATGGTGAAATGTGACCCACGTCATGGCAAGTACATGGCCTGCTGTCTGCTGTACCGTGGTGATGTGGTGCCTAAAGATGTGAATGCTGCTATCGCCACCATCAAGACCAAGCGCACCATCCAGTTtgtggactggtgtcccactgGGTTCAAGGTGGGCATCAACTACCAGCCCCCCACTGTGGTTCCAGGTGGAGACCTGGCCAAGGTGCAGAGGGCTGTGTGCATGCTGAGCAACACCACAGCTGTTGCTGAGGCCTGGGCTCGTCTCGATCACAAGTTCGATCTCATGTACGCCAAGCGCGCCTTTGTGCACTGGTATGTTGGTGAGGGTATGGAAGAGGGCGAGTTCTCTGAGGCCAGAGAGGACATGGCTGCCCTGGAGAAGGATTATGAAGAAGTTGGTGTTGACTCCATTGAaggtggaggagaggaagacgGAGAGGAGTATTAA
- the LOC108268328 gene encoding tubulin alpha-1A chain isoform X1 → MRECVSIHVGQAGVQIGNACWELYCLEHGIQPDGQMPSDKTIGGGDDSFNTFFSETGAGKHVPRAVFVDLEPTVIDEVRTGTYRQLFHPEQLITGKEDAANNYARGHYTIGKEIIDLVLDRIRKLADQCTGLQGFLVFHSYGGGTGSGFTSLLMERLSLDYGKKSKLEFSIYPAPQVSTAVVEPYNSILTTHTTLEHSDCAFMVDNEAIYDICRRNLDIERPTYTNLNRLIGQIVSSITASLRFDGALNVDLTEFQTNLVPYPRIHFPLATYAPVISAEKAYHEQLSVAEITNACFEPANQMVKCDPRHGKYMACCLLYRGDVVPKDVNAAIATIKTKRTIQFVDWCPTGFKVGINYQPPTVVPGGDLAKVQRAVCMLSNTTAVAEAWARLDHKFDLMYAKRAFVHWYVGEGMEEGEFSEAREDMAALEKDYEEVGVDSIEGGGEEDGEEY, encoded by the exons ATG CGTGAGTGCGTCTCTATCCATGTTGGTCAGGCTGGTGTCCAGATTGGCAATGCGTGCTGGGAACTCTACTGTCTTGAACACGGCATCCAGCCGGACGGACAGATGCCCAGTGACAAGACCATAGGAGGTGGAGATGATTCCTTCAACACCTTCTTCAGTGAGACTGGGGCTGGAAAGCATGTCCCCAGGGCTGTTTTTGTGGATCTGGAGCCCACAGTCATAG ATGAGGTCCGCACTGGAACATACCGCCAGCTGTTCCACCCTGAGCAGCTCATCACAGGAAAAGAGGATGCTGCCAATAACTACGCTCGCGGTCACTACACCATCGGCAAGGAAATTATTGATCTGGTGTTGGACAGGATCCGCAAACTG GCTGACCAGTGCACAGGTCTCCAGGGTTTCCTGGTGTTCCACAGCTATGGTGGTGGAACCGGTTCTGGTTTCACCTCCCTGCTCATGGAACGCCTGTCTCTTGACTATGGTAAGAAGTCCAAGCTGGAGTTCTCCATCTATCCAGCTCCCCAGGTGTCTACTGCTGTGGTGGAGCCCTACAACTCCATCCTGACCACCCACACCACCCTAGAGCACTCAGACTGTGCTTTTATGGTGGACAACGAAGCCATCTATGACATTTGCCGTAGAAACCTCGATATTGAGCGCCCTACATACACTAACCTGAATAGGTTGATTGGTCAGATTGTGTCCTCCATCACGGCCTCTCTCCGTTTCGATGGCGCCCTCAATGTCGACCTTACTGAGTTCCAGACCAACTTGGTGCCCTACCCTCGTATTCATTTCCCACTGGCCACCTATGCTCCAGTGATCTCTGCAGAGAAAGCTTACCATGAGCAGCTCTCTGTAGCTGAAATCACAAATGCCTGCTTTGAGCCGGCCAATCAGATGGTGAAATGTGACCCACGTCATGGCAAGTACATGGCCTGCTGTCTGCTGTACCGTGGTGATGTGGTGCCTAAAGATGTGAATGCTGCTATCGCCACCATCAAGACCAAGCGCACCATCCAGTTtgtggactggtgtcccactgGGTTCAAGGTGGGCATCAACTACCAGCCCCCCACTGTGGTTCCAGGTGGAGACCTGGCCAAGGTGCAGAGGGCTGTGTGCATGCTGAGCAACACCACAGCTGTTGCTGAGGCCTGGGCTCGTCTCGATCACAAGTTCGATCTCATGTACGCCAAGCGCGCCTTTGTGCACTGGTATGTTGGTGAGGGTATGGAAGAGGGCGAGTTCTCTGAGGCCAGAGAGGACATGGCTGCCCTGGAGAAGGATTATGAAGAAGTTGGTGTTGACTCCATTGAaggtggaggagaggaagacgGAGAGGAGTATTAA